In the Helicobacter typhlonius genome, one interval contains:
- the greA gene encoding transcription elongation factor GreA produces MATEPMTNYGYEKLCAELKNLKEVERPRIVVEIDVARSHGDLKENAEYHAAREKQAFIEARINELGQMLANAQIIDPASLPHDKVSFGSSVKIVNLDTDKEFIYTLVGSMESDPSRGLISVSSPIAKALIGKKEGDEVSIMLPSGENEFEILEVFYREINFKGE; encoded by the coding sequence ATGGCGACAGAACCAATGACGAATTATGGCTATGAGAAGCTGTGCGCAGAGCTTAAGAATCTTAAAGAAGTGGAGCGTCCGCGTATCGTGGTGGAAATCGATGTAGCACGAAGCCACGGGGATTTAAAAGAAAATGCAGAATATCACGCTGCACGAGAGAAACAAGCCTTTATTGAGGCGCGTATAAACGAGTTAGGGCAGATGTTGGCAAATGCGCAAATTATTGATCCCGCGAGTTTGCCACACGACAAAGTAAGTTTTGGCTCAAGTGTGAAAATTGTGAATCTTGATACTGACAAGGAGTTTATCTATACATTGGTAGGCTCAATGGAGAGCGACCCATCTAGGGGGCTTATCTCTGTGTCTTCACCTATCGCAAAGGCTCTCATTGGCAAAAAAGAGGGTGATGAGGTAAGTATAATGCTACCGAGTGGTGAGAATGAATTTGAAATCTTAGAAGTTTTTTATAGAGAGATTAATTTTAAAGGTGAGTGA
- the napA gene encoding nitrate reductase catalytic subunit NapA, giving the protein MTNKMQNKPTLSRRDFIKSAAAASAAASVGLSIPSVMSAEAQEAQKLWKWDKSVCRFCGTGCGIMVATQKDAQGKAKIVAVKGDPEAPVNRGLNCIKGYFCAKIMYGADRLTKPLLRVNSNGEFDKKGKFAPVSWKRAFDEMEKQFKKAYNELGPTGIGVFGSGQYTVQEGYAAVKLIKGGFRSNNIDPNARHCMASAVVGFIETFGIDEPAGCYDDIELTDTIITWGANMAEMHPVLWSRVSDRKLSNSNVKIINLSTFTNRTSDLADIEIIFKPHTDLAIWNYLAREIINRNAVDENFVKENCVFSTGFVNIGYGMRNNPNHPKFKDSEKDIVAKEVSKIVSEDEGITLQYLGIKAGDEMKMDKAGAAGNHWGISFEDFKKGLEPYTLDFVANLAKGNPDESIESFKQKLQTMADYYIDKSRKVVSFWTMGMNQHQRGTWVNEQSYMVHMLLGKQAKPGSGAFSLTGQPSACGTAREVGTFAHRLPADMVVANPKHREMTEKIWKLPAGTLNGKIGSPFLKIMRDLEDSKIKWAWVHVNNPWQNTANANHWIAAAREQDNFIVVSECYPGISAKVADLILPTAMIYEKWGAYGNAERRTQHWKQQVVAPGEAMTDVWQILEFSKRFKLSEVWAKEYADLDLKPVLEDAKAMGYKEDDTLFDVLFANKDAKAFSVEDSMLKNELNTEVLGDYRNVEGSDGEVFRGYGFFVHKYLWEEYRQFGLGHAHDLADFDTYHRVRGLRWPVVNGKETQWRFNAKYDFYAQKLGNGKAFAFYGNQGKSMPAGSLQAPNDDKVSIDNKAKIFLRPYMDPCEMPDKTYPLWLCTGRVLEHWHSGTMTMRVPELYRAVPEALCYMHPEDAKAQNLEQNQVVWVESRRGKVKAKLDLRGRNRPPKGLIYVPWFDENVFINKVCLDATCPISKQTDFKKCAVKVYKA; this is encoded by the coding sequence ATGACAAACAAGATGCAAAATAAGCCTACCCTTTCACGCCGCGACTTTATCAAAAGTGCGGCAGCGGCTTCAGCAGCAGCAAGTGTGGGGCTAAGTATCCCAAGCGTAATGAGTGCAGAGGCACAAGAGGCACAAAAGCTATGGAAATGGGATAAATCTGTGTGTAGATTCTGTGGAACAGGCTGTGGCATTATGGTAGCCACACAAAAAGACGCGCAAGGCAAGGCAAAAATTGTAGCCGTCAAGGGTGATCCCGAAGCACCTGTAAATCGAGGCTTGAATTGTATCAAAGGATACTTTTGCGCCAAAATTATGTATGGAGCAGATAGACTTACAAAACCTCTTTTGCGCGTAAATAGCAATGGAGAATTTGACAAAAAAGGAAAATTTGCGCCTGTAAGCTGGAAAAGGGCGTTTGATGAGATGGAAAAGCAATTCAAAAAAGCTTACAACGAACTAGGACCAACAGGCATAGGTGTTTTTGGCTCTGGGCAATACACCGTGCAAGAGGGTTATGCAGCAGTAAAGCTCATTAAAGGTGGCTTTAGAAGTAATAACATTGATCCTAACGCAAGGCATTGTATGGCGAGTGCGGTTGTTGGTTTCATAGAGACATTTGGTATCGATGAACCCGCTGGGTGCTATGATGATATTGAGCTTACCGATACGATTATCACTTGGGGTGCGAATATGGCTGAAATGCACCCTGTGCTATGGAGTCGTGTGAGCGATAGAAAACTTAGCAATAGCAATGTAAAGATTATCAATCTCTCCACTTTCACTAACCGCACATCGGATTTAGCGGATATTGAAATCATCTTTAAGCCTCACACTGATTTGGCGATTTGGAATTATCTTGCGCGTGAGATTATCAATCGTAACGCCGTAGATGAAAACTTTGTCAAAGAAAATTGTGTATTTAGCACAGGCTTTGTGAATATTGGCTATGGTATGCGAAATAATCCTAATCACCCAAAATTTAAAGATTCAGAAAAAGACATTGTTGCTAAGGAAGTTTCAAAAATTGTAAGCGAAGATGAGGGTATCACACTACAATACCTTGGTATCAAAGCGGGTGATGAGATGAAAATGGATAAAGCTGGTGCAGCTGGCAATCACTGGGGCATTAGCTTTGAGGACTTCAAAAAAGGCTTAGAACCTTATACACTTGATTTTGTAGCAAATCTCGCTAAGGGTAACCCCGATGAAAGTATAGAATCTTTCAAGCAAAAGCTTCAAACAATGGCGGATTACTATATCGATAAAAGTCGCAAAGTCGTAAGTTTTTGGACAATGGGTATGAATCAACACCAAAGAGGCACTTGGGTCAATGAGCAAAGCTATATGGTGCATATGCTCCTTGGCAAACAAGCAAAACCCGGCAGTGGTGCATTCTCACTCACAGGACAACCAAGTGCGTGTGGAACAGCGCGTGAGGTTGGGACATTTGCACACCGCCTCCCTGCGGATATGGTAGTAGCAAATCCAAAACATAGAGAGATGACTGAAAAAATATGGAAGCTTCCCGCTGGAACGCTCAATGGCAAAATAGGCTCACCATTTTTGAAAATTATGCGTGATTTGGAAGATTCTAAAATCAAATGGGCGTGGGTTCACGTAAATAACCCGTGGCAAAATACTGCTAATGCTAATCACTGGATTGCTGCAGCAAGGGAGCAAGATAACTTTATTGTTGTAAGCGAATGCTATCCGGGCATAAGCGCAAAAGTCGCGGATTTGATTTTGCCAACAGCAATGATTTATGAAAAATGGGGTGCATATGGTAACGCCGAGAGACGCACACAACATTGGAAACAACAAGTTGTCGCACCGGGTGAGGCGATGACTGATGTATGGCAAATACTCGAATTTTCTAAGAGATTCAAACTTAGCGAAGTGTGGGCTAAAGAATACGCTGACCTTGATTTGAAGCCGGTTTTAGAAGATGCTAAGGCTATGGGTTACAAAGAAGATGATACGCTCTTTGATGTGCTCTTTGCAAACAAGGACGCAAAAGCCTTTAGTGTAGAAGATTCTATGTTAAAAAATGAACTCAACACCGAAGTTTTGGGCGATTATCGCAATGTAGAGGGAAGTGATGGCGAAGTCTTTAGGGGCTATGGATTCTTTGTCCATAAATATTTGTGGGAAGAATATCGCCAATTTGGCTTAGGACACGCACACGATTTAGCGGATTTTGACACCTATCATCGTGTGAGAGGCTTACGATGGCCTGTAGTCAATGGCAAAGAAACACAATGGAGATTTAACGCAAAATACGACTTCTACGCACAAAAGCTCGGTAATGGCAAGGCGTTTGCATTCTATGGTAATCAAGGCAAAAGTATGCCTGCTGGCTCACTTCAAGCACCAAATGATGATAAAGTGAGTATTGATAATAAGGCAAAAATTTTCTTGCGCCCTTATATGGACCCTTGCGAAATGCCCGATAAAACATATCCTTTATGGCTTTGCACCGGACGTGTGCTTGAGCATTGGCACTCTGGCACGATGACTATGCGTGTGCCTGAACTCTATCGTGCTGTGCCTGAAGCACTCTGCTATATGCACCCTGAAGACGCAAAGGCACAGAATCTTGAACAAAATCAAGTCGTGTGGGTAGAATCTCGCCGTGGCAAAGTCAAGGCAAAACTTGATTTACGCGGACGAAATCGCCCACCAAAAGGGCTTATTTATGTGCCTTGGTTTGATGAAAATGTATTCATCAATAAAGTGTGCCTTGATGCGACTTGTCCTATTTCAAAACAAACAGACTTTAAAAAATGCGCTGTGAAAGTATATAAAGCATAA
- the napG gene encoding ferredoxin-type protein NapG yields the protein MQKDTKPQNPQRRQALLKIGQNAGFALFGAFVWGAYVNVAKAGNANILRPPGASKNDAEFISSCIKCGLCVEACPFYTLKLATPNDDTTLGTPFFEARKVPCYMCKDIPCAEACPTDALQLERLYQPKKPDTDKSYTEADINNATMGVAIVDSKHCVAYAGIQCDACYRACPIIDKAISLEYKRNERTGKHGFLLPIVDSDYCTGCGMCEKACVTELPTIIVLPRSVALGKMGTNYIKGWDKTDENRLFELKEQSKSKNTAPKDTLDYLNRSLGEIE from the coding sequence GTGCAAAAAGACACAAAGCCACAGAATCCGCAGAGACGACAAGCTCTACTCAAAATAGGACAAAACGCAGGTTTTGCTCTATTTGGCGCGTTTGTTTGGGGAGCGTATGTCAATGTCGCTAAGGCTGGGAATGCAAATATTTTGCGCCCACCCGGTGCGAGTAAAAATGACGCTGAATTTATATCAAGCTGCATTAAATGTGGTTTGTGTGTAGAGGCGTGTCCTTTTTATACGCTTAAACTTGCAACGCCAAATGATGATACCACGCTTGGCACACCATTTTTTGAGGCAAGGAAAGTGCCTTGCTATATGTGTAAGGACATTCCTTGTGCGGAGGCTTGTCCCACCGATGCGCTTCAGCTTGAGCGTCTGTATCAGCCAAAGAAGCCCGATACAGACAAAAGTTACACAGAGGCGGATATTAATAACGCCACAATGGGTGTAGCAATTGTAGATTCAAAGCATTGCGTAGCTTATGCAGGGATTCAATGTGATGCGTGCTACCGCGCCTGTCCGATTATTGATAAGGCAATAAGCCTCGAATATAAGCGCAATGAGCGCACCGGCAAACACGGCTTTTTGCTACCCATTGTAGATAGCGACTACTGCACTGGTTGCGGTATGTGTGAAAAAGCCTGTGTTACAGAGCTTCCTACGATTATTGTCTTACCTCGTAGCGTTGCACTGGGCAAAATGGGGACAAACTATATCAAGGGTTGGGATAAGACTGATGAAAATCGGCTTTTTGAGCTTAAAGAGCAAAGTAAGTCTAAAAATACTGCACCAAAGGACACTCTAGACTATCTTAATCGCTCACTAGGAGAGATAGAATGA
- a CDS encoding HAD family hydrolase, protein MQDKAKNAIVLFDLDGTLVDSTQAIYASFCEAYKSMGKVAPSREEVIKTIGHTLENMFMQNGVLHTEVDEYVRHYRICYRTLMEAGTHLIPHAKEAVIEAYDFAYLGVVTTKRGDFSQILLEKLGVWQYFDGIIGIESVSRPKPDAEPILKMLEHLRVAQRGIAQDRIFMVGDTSLDICAAKNAQIQSVGVLCGFGDRKSLEAQNALICENALEAVRYIAQKCSI, encoded by the coding sequence ATGCAAGATAAGGCAAAAAATGCCATTGTGCTTTTTGATTTGGACGGGACACTTGTAGATTCTACACAGGCGATTTATGCGAGTTTTTGCGAGGCATATAAGAGTATGGGCAAAGTCGCTCCAAGTCGTGAGGAAGTAATTAAAACAATCGGGCATACTTTAGAAAATATGTTTATGCAAAATGGTGTATTGCATACAGAAGTTGATGAATATGTGCGCCATTATAGAATCTGCTACCGCACTCTTATGGAGGCTGGCACACATTTAATCCCTCACGCAAAAGAAGCGGTGATTGAGGCTTATGACTTTGCGTATCTTGGTGTCGTAACAACAAAGCGCGGAGATTTTTCGCAGATTCTATTAGAAAAGCTCGGTGTGTGGCAGTATTTTGATGGTATTATTGGTATTGAATCTGTGAGTCGCCCCAAGCCCGATGCTGAACCCATTTTAAAGATGTTGGAGCATTTACGCGTTGCGCAAAGGGGCATAGCGCAGGATAGAATCTTTATGGTGGGCGATACTTCGCTTGATATTTGTGCTGCTAAAAATGCGCAGATTCAATCTGTGGGTGTGCTGTGTGGCTTTGGCGATAGAAAAAGCCTAGAAGCCCAAAATGCACTCATATGCGAGAACGCACTTGAAGCCGTGCGTTATATTGCGCAAAAATGTAGTATTTAG
- a CDS encoding Crp/Fnr family transcriptional regulator — MLQYIHKSIQRRPLMQRLFDTLTHIGQKRHYNAGELLFFEGECVSSLLLLTQGEVRLYKSKTDIDDSECTLHIITAPSLIAEMPFFMRLKYPSNAQCMQPCEIIKIRLEIFHTHILQDVQMCSLFITSLCHKIQILESHINAHNQNLQTRLLAYLNAHKDLLHTQTQRQIAQSLNVSPESLSRTLKMLKNKGIITTIKGKIQIL, encoded by the coding sequence TTGCTACAATATATCCATAAATCTATACAGAGGCGACCCCTTATGCAGCGACTTTTTGACACCCTCACACATATCGGGCAAAAACGGCATTACAATGCAGGAGAGCTACTCTTTTTTGAGGGAGAATGTGTATCCTCTTTGCTTTTACTCACTCAAGGCGAGGTGCGCCTCTATAAAAGCAAAACAGATATTGATGATAGTGAATGCACCCTGCATATCATCACTGCACCTTCTCTTATTGCTGAAATGCCCTTTTTTATGCGATTAAAATATCCATCAAATGCACAATGTATGCAGCCTTGCGAAATCATCAAGATTCGGCTTGAGATCTTTCATACACATATTTTGCAAGATGTGCAAATGTGCTCACTTTTTATCACTTCTTTATGCCACAAGATACAAATCTTAGAATCTCACATCAATGCACACAATCAAAACTTGCAAACACGGCTTTTAGCCTATCTCAATGCGCATAAAGATTTACTCCACACACAAACTCAAAGGCAAATTGCCCAAAGTCTCAATGTCTCTCCAGAGTCGCTCTCGCGCACCCTTAAGATGCTTAAAAATAAAGGCATCATTACTACAATCAAGGGCAAGATTCAGATTCTATGA
- a CDS encoding copper resistance protein CopD, translated as MEALYPYFLTLHLLCVIIFLGYIFTDVVLLTPLRRILGDEIADKVFGVISKRGVKIMPLCLLFLVLTGGAMISRYIGGNQGFFETSFQIFLLIKMCLAFAIVLMVVISLSCKFLGLKNPLAKVIHPIALFLGLFIVLLAKVAFYV; from the coding sequence GTGGAAGCACTTTATCCCTATTTTCTCACACTCCATTTGTTGTGTGTGATAATATTTTTAGGCTATATTTTTACTGATGTGGTGCTACTCACTCCTTTGAGGAGGATTCTAGGCGATGAGATTGCTGATAAGGTATTTGGCGTAATAAGCAAAAGGGGCGTAAAGATAATGCCTTTATGTCTGCTTTTCTTGGTGCTGACAGGTGGAGCGATGATAAGTCGCTATATCGGCGGTAATCAAGGCTTTTTTGAGACATCGTTTCAAATCTTTTTGCTTATAAAAATGTGCCTTGCATTCGCCATTGTATTAATGGTGGTTATCTCGCTAAGCTGCAAGTTTTTAGGGCTTAAGAATCCTTTGGCAAAAGTGATTCACCCCATTGCCTTATTTCTTGGGTTATTCATTGTGCTATTGGCAAAAGTGGCATTTTATGTGTAA
- a CDS encoding WD40 repeat domain-containing protein yields MCRFCVPLLALLCMLPLWAQYGANSGLTKPIVIESTNAQIIHTSAIITHISSFNNQIFVGNASGGIDVFSLDKSKRAHKAYSLTLPLVKDYFDNDFAPRVFDITTFDGKTLFVLSEASRGGKQILKISAMQEAEVIYQTTTSPKRIIAFDKDKLVVGFLSNEIGLFDIKNANFIYMSHPSLAGFSDLCVNAPFIFSTDESGIVNVLNVSNGELLARLENINKDNNYQIASARDKILTAGADRQMGVYTFSTQPQNSTQKAQFSLKNAASIKSHFLIYAVGISPQANFGAFSKNEQNDIGVIHLPTMREIYTLKGTTSLINSIIFYDEKTIISGSDDKSMIIWQLKD; encoded by the coding sequence ATGTGCAGATTCTGTGTTCCATTACTCGCCTTGCTTTGTATGCTGCCCCTATGGGCGCAGTATGGCGCGAATAGTGGATTGACAAAGCCGATTGTTATAGAAAGCACAAATGCACAGATAATCCATACGAGCGCGATTATCACGCATATAAGTAGCTTTAATAATCAAATCTTCGTGGGTAATGCCAGTGGTGGCATCGATGTGTTTAGCCTTGATAAAAGTAAAAGGGCGCATAAGGCATATAGCCTCACTTTGCCCCTCGTGAAAGATTATTTTGACAATGACTTTGCGCCACGCGTGTTTGATATTACAACCTTTGATGGCAAAACACTTTTTGTGCTAAGTGAGGCTTCACGCGGTGGAAAGCAGATTCTCAAAATCTCCGCTATGCAAGAAGCAGAGGTGATTTACCAAACGACCACTTCACCTAAGCGCATTATCGCCTTTGATAAAGACAAACTCGTTGTTGGTTTTTTGAGTAATGAAATTGGGCTTTTTGATATAAAAAACGCGAATTTTATCTATATGAGCCACCCTAGCCTTGCTGGTTTTTCGGATTTATGCGTGAATGCACCATTTATCTTTAGCACCGATGAATCCGGTATAGTCAATGTGCTTAATGTGTCTAATGGTGAGCTACTTGCACGACTTGAAAACATCAATAAGGACAATAACTACCAAATCGCCTCTGCGCGTGATAAGATTCTAACTGCGGGTGCAGATAGGCAAATGGGCGTTTATACTTTTAGCACACAGCCACAAAATAGCACACAAAAAGCGCAATTTAGCCTAAAAAATGCTGCAAGTATAAAAAGTCATTTTCTTATCTACGCGGTGGGAATCTCACCACAAGCAAATTTTGGGGCATTTAGCAAAAATGAACAAAACGACATAGGCGTGATACATTTGCCCACTATGCGCGAAATTTACACATTGAAAGGCACAACCTCGCTTATTAATAGCATTATTTTTTATGATGAGAAAACAATCATTAGCGGAAGTGATGATAAAAGTATGATTATTTGGCAACTAAAGGACTAA
- a CDS encoding chaperone NapD: MNISSIIVKTTEEHFESVKEVIDELQNCEIYIADKPTHQLIVVVEAPSTEEEIALNKHIESLRGVISANMHYAYQESEINAQLKNIDGGVSEFLNNDSIPIENIAYSGSVAHLMGKKRKK; this comes from the coding sequence ATGAATATTTCAAGCATTATTGTAAAAACCACAGAAGAGCATTTTGAATCCGTGAAAGAGGTAATAGATGAACTGCAAAATTGTGAGATTTATATCGCAGATAAGCCCACACATCAGCTTATTGTAGTAGTAGAAGCCCCTAGCACAGAGGAGGAAATCGCCCTCAATAAACATATAGAATCCTTGCGCGGTGTGATAAGTGCGAATATGCACTACGCTTATCAAGAAAGCGAAATTAACGCGCAGCTTAAAAACATAGATGGTGGTGTAAGTGAATTTCTCAATAATGATTCTATCCCTATTGAAAACATCGCATATTCTGGCTCTGTGGCACATCTTATGGGTAAAAAACGCAAAAAATAG
- a CDS encoding alpha/beta hydrolase, translating to MRICKITILIVLLCSSAFGAPSQEISPITQEAKALFAIESIRLQNTQGRFYNIYIAIPKHKKDKTSVFYMLDGNAFFPLLLNEIAKKESTQPFQSLPIIVGIGHDSTLAFDRASRTYDYTPLLSKELRDSFSGGGGINIFLDFITQKVQPLIHKRFGIPHKELLFGHSFGGLFVLYTLLHKPRSFSHYVCASPSLWWGEGKFITLPLEITHYPDSIISTRGSLEANSQRQAKYKIEEIVQALQKSAPNPKSIVFVELMGQNHGSSIPYALNLGLDTLMQ from the coding sequence ATGAGAATCTGCAAAATAACGATATTAATCGTGTTGCTTTGCTCCTCTGCGTTTGGCGCACCCTCGCAAGAAATCTCGCCTATCACCCAAGAAGCAAAGGCACTTTTTGCAATAGAATCTATACGCTTACAAAATACGCAGGGCAGATTCTATAATATTTACATCGCTATTCCAAAGCATAAAAAAGATAAAACAAGTGTATTTTATATGCTAGATGGCAATGCGTTTTTCCCCTTGTTACTCAATGAAATTGCCAAAAAAGAATCTACACAGCCTTTTCAATCATTGCCTATCATCGTAGGAATCGGGCACGATAGCACATTGGCTTTTGATAGGGCATCGCGCACTTATGATTATACGCCTTTGCTTTCTAAAGAATTGCGGGATTCATTTAGTGGTGGCGGTGGAATCAATATATTTTTAGATTTTATCACGCAAAAAGTCCAACCATTGATACATAAGCGATTTGGTATACCTCATAAAGAGCTACTTTTTGGACATTCTTTTGGCGGGCTTTTTGTGTTATATACACTTTTGCATAAGCCGCGAAGTTTTAGCCATTATGTTTGTGCTTCGCCTTCACTTTGGTGGGGTGAGGGGAAATTTATAACCTTACCTCTTGAGATAACGCATTATCCAGATTCTATTATTTCCACTCGTGGTAGTTTAGAGGCAAATTCTCAAAGACAAGCAAAATACAAGATTGAAGAGATTGTGCAAGCTTTGCAAAAGAGCGCACCCAATCCCAAAAGTATTGTATTTGTTGAGTTAATGGGGCAAAATCACGGGAGCTCTATTCCTTATGCTTTAAATTTAGGCTTAGATACTTTAATGCAATAA
- a CDS encoding nitrate reductase cytochrome c-type subunit, whose product MKKYIQGLMIGLVGLAFFACSDSTESKGDNAPKEIQSGEMLKDNEIGLRKVDLQDEKDVKLLQYAYPNASAGESTPIERSFENAPPMISHSIEDMLPITQDNNQCLACHDPAIAKDVGAVAAPASHTYDLRTNKDLAGVSPARFNCVLCHTPQAEVSPTIANTFSPDFRTQGSKNSSNLLDVLNEGVK is encoded by the coding sequence ATGAAAAAATACATTCAGGGCTTAATGATAGGCTTAGTTGGATTGGCATTTTTTGCGTGTTCGGATTCTACAGAATCTAAGGGCGATAATGCACCTAAAGAAATACAAAGTGGCGAAATGCTTAAAGATAATGAGATTGGGTTGAGAAAAGTGGATTTGCAAGATGAAAAAGATGTCAAATTGCTTCAATACGCATATCCTAATGCTTCTGCTGGTGAAAGCACACCTATTGAACGTTCATTTGAAAATGCACCGCCTATGATTTCCCATAGCATAGAGGATATGCTCCCTATCACACAGGATAACAATCAATGCCTTGCGTGCCACGACCCGGCTATTGCAAAAGATGTAGGCGCAGTGGCTGCTCCGGCTTCACACACTTATGATTTACGCACAAATAAGGATTTAGCAGGTGTCTCTCCAGCGCGATTTAATTGTGTGCTATGCCATACGCCACAAGCCGAAGTATCGCCAACAATTGCAAATACTTTCTCGCCTGACTTCCGCACACAAGGTTCTAAAAATTCATCGAATCTGCTTGATGTGCTTAACGAAGGTGTCAAGTAA
- the napH gene encoding quinol dehydrogenase ferredoxin subunit NapH: MKYTKFKYLFLRRVMQILILVFFVLGNYSIATLKNVQSKEQRGVFGGNIESFIGDSSSIVAKEQSALSNIAQGNLSHAKWFGMVNLTDPLSALQIFLAGGGFALDVALGVLLVVFIYGVFLGRAYCAFVCPMNLVTDFANFLREKLGFNQARHILAIPRSTRFVILAIGLVLSAISGVAAFELLSPISMLHRGLIFGMGFGIFAILAVFVFDLFVLKNGFCGHICPLGAMYSLIGKFALLRVYHVKDNCTKCMQCVRICPEPEVLKPIGKTEGALKDIACLRCGRCIEVCDDDALKFSIVNFTQKEKK; encoded by the coding sequence ATGAAATATACAAAATTCAAATATCTCTTTCTTAGGCGGGTGATGCAGATTCTTATCCTCGTGTTTTTTGTGCTAGGGAATTACTCTATTGCGACATTGAAAAATGTCCAAAGCAAGGAACAAAGAGGTGTCTTTGGTGGCAATATAGAATCTTTCATCGGGGATTCTAGCTCAATCGTGGCAAAAGAACAAAGTGCGCTAAGCAATATCGCACAGGGCAATCTTAGCCACGCAAAATGGTTTGGTATGGTAAATCTCACCGACCCATTAAGCGCACTACAAATTTTCCTCGCAGGTGGTGGATTTGCACTTGATGTCGCGCTTGGAGTGTTGCTTGTCGTGTTTATTTATGGGGTATTTTTAGGACGCGCGTATTGCGCCTTTGTTTGCCCTATGAATCTTGTAACTGATTTTGCCAACTTCTTGCGTGAGAAGCTAGGATTCAATCAGGCTCGGCACATACTCGCTATTCCTCGCTCCACACGATTTGTGATTTTAGCGATAGGATTAGTGCTTAGCGCGATAAGCGGTGTGGCAGCTTTCGAGCTACTTAGCCCCATTTCTATGCTTCATCGTGGGCTTATTTTTGGTATGGGCTTTGGAATCTTTGCCATTTTGGCGGTGTTTGTGTTTGATTTGTTTGTGCTAAAAAATGGCTTTTGTGGGCATATCTGTCCGCTTGGAGCAATGTATTCACTCATTGGCAAATTTGCACTTTTGCGCGTATATCACGTAAAAGATAATTGCACCAAATGTATGCAATGTGTGCGCATTTGTCCAGAGCCTGAAGTGCTAAAACCCATTGGTAAAACAGAGGGCGCATTAAAAGATATAGCGTGTTTGCGCTGTGGTAGGTGTATTGAGGTGTGCGATGATGACGCACTAAAATTTAGTATTGTGAATTTCACACAAAAGGAGAAAAAATGA
- a CDS encoding group III truncated hemoglobin — MFEEINVDSIRQLMDIFYAKVRADKSGLGEIFNTKVGTSDEVWEAHKAKIANFWQGMLLSMGDYNGQPLKAHLDLPPFPRELFNVWLSLFEESLRAVYAKEEHIVVIMQRAQMIAQRFQYMMYESGLHH, encoded by the coding sequence ATGTTTGAAGAAATTAATGTGGATTCTATCCGTCAGCTTATGGATATTTTTTATGCTAAGGTGCGTGCGGATAAAAGTGGGCTTGGCGAAATTTTTAATACCAAAGTTGGCACAAGCGATGAGGTATGGGAAGCACATAAGGCAAAGATTGCAAATTTTTGGCAAGGTATGCTTTTGAGTATGGGCGATTATAATGGGCAACCGCTCAAAGCTCACCTTGATTTGCCACCTTTTCCACGCGAACTTTTTAATGTGTGGCTTAGTCTCTTTGAGGAGAGTTTGAGGGCAGTGTATGCAAAAGAGGAGCATATCGTAGTAATAATGCAGCGGGCTCAAATGATAGCCCAAAGATTCCAATATATGATGTATGAGAGTGGGTTGCACCATTAA